The Populus trichocarpa isolate Nisqually-1 chromosome 2, P.trichocarpa_v4.1, whole genome shotgun sequence genome has a window encoding:
- the LOC7483810 gene encoding FCS-Like Zinc finger 3 encodes MSHYSGCMDSQKPHFLEACFLCRKPLGYNSDIFMYRGNTPFCSKECRQEQIEVDESTRKKSWKMSSSSSRSTRKSDPKDSTSKKTVRTGTVAVA; translated from the exons ATGTCTCACTACAGTGGTTGCATGGATTCCCAGAAGCCTCACTTTCTTGAAGCTTGTTTTCTCTGCCGCAAACCCCTTGGTTATAACTCCGACATCTTCATGTACAG AGGTAACACACCATTTTGCAGCAAGGAGTGCAGGCAAGAACAAATAGAGGTGGATGAGTCTACGAGGAAGAAGAGCTGGAAAATGTCATCTTCCTCTTCAAGATCTACCAGAAAATCAGATCCCAAGGATTCTACCTCTAAGAAGACTGTACGGACAGGCACAGTTGCTGTTGCTTGA